In Sphingomonas sp. R1, a single genomic region encodes these proteins:
- a CDS encoding M20/M25/M40 family metallo-hydrolase: MTDSVLALADAQLDASIDRLAALMRVPSISTDPAYAADCRRAAEQLAAELAELGFAARVADTPGHPMVVAHHDGDGPHVLFYGHYDVQPVDPIALWTRDPFDPWIDTRADGSKTIVGRGASDDKGQLRTFVEACRAWKEAEGRLPCRVTILFEGEEESGSTSLEPFLHAHAEELKADFALICDTLMWDRDTPGITIGLRGMAAGQVTVRGPSRDLHSGLYGGAARNPLQLLAAILGEMKDPEGRVTLDGFYDGVPDTDPVVLESWNKLGFDAAEFLGEIGLRVPAGETGKTVLEQVWSRPTADINGMWGGYTGEGFKTVIPAEAHAKVSFRLVGTQDPDQVWEAFQAHVRRRLPEDCSAEFVTRGPGSFAISLASDSGPLAATQNALDAEWGTSALLGCGGSIPVVNSIRSILGMDSVMVGFALPDDNIHSPNEKYELKSFHKGIRSWVRILGALGETIRGKAETVAA, encoded by the coding sequence ATGACCGACTCCGTTCTTGCCCTTGCCGATGCCCAGCTCGATGCCAGCATCGATCGCCTCGCCGCGCTGATGCGCGTACCGTCCATCTCCACCGATCCGGCCTATGCCGCGGACTGCCGCCGCGCCGCCGAGCAGCTGGCCGCCGAGTTGGCCGAGCTCGGCTTCGCCGCGCGCGTCGCCGATACGCCGGGCCACCCGATGGTGGTGGCGCATCACGATGGGGACGGCCCGCATGTGCTGTTCTACGGCCATTACGACGTGCAGCCGGTCGACCCGATCGCGCTGTGGACTCGCGATCCGTTCGATCCGTGGATCGACACGCGTGCCGACGGATCGAAGACGATCGTCGGTCGCGGCGCTTCCGACGACAAGGGCCAGCTGCGGACCTTCGTCGAGGCATGCCGCGCCTGGAAGGAGGCCGAAGGTCGCCTGCCCTGCCGCGTCACCATCCTGTTCGAAGGCGAGGAAGAGTCCGGCTCGACCAGCCTGGAGCCTTTCCTCCACGCCCATGCCGAGGAACTGAAGGCAGACTTCGCACTGATCTGCGATACGCTGATGTGGGATCGCGACACGCCCGGCATCACCATCGGCCTGCGCGGCATGGCGGCGGGCCAGGTCACCGTCCGCGGGCCGTCGCGCGATCTGCATTCGGGCCTTTATGGCGGCGCCGCACGAAATCCGCTGCAGCTGCTTGCCGCGATCCTGGGCGAGATGAAGGATCCGGAGGGCCGCGTGACGCTCGACGGCTTTTACGACGGCGTGCCGGATACCGACCCTGTGGTGCTGGAGAGCTGGAACAAGCTCGGATTCGATGCGGCCGAATTCCTTGGCGAGATCGGCCTGCGCGTGCCGGCGGGCGAGACGGGCAAGACCGTGCTCGAACAGGTCTGGTCGCGCCCGACCGCCGACATCAACGGGATGTGGGGCGGCTATACCGGCGAGGGATTCAAGACGGTAATCCCGGCCGAAGCCCATGCCAAGGTGAGCTTCCGCCTCGTGGGTACCCAGGATCCCGACCAGGTGTGGGAGGCGTTCCAGGCGCATGTGCGCCGCCGCCTGCCCGAGGATTGCTCGGCCGAGTTCGTCACCCGCGGCCCCGGCAGCTTCGCGATCAGCCTGGCGAGCGACAGCGGGCCGCTGGCGGCGACACAGAATGCGCTCGACGCCGAATGGGGCACGTCGGCGCTGCTCGGCTGCGGCGGCTCGATCCCCGTCGTCAATTCGATCCGTTCCATCCTCGGCATGGACAGCGTGATGGTCGGCTTCGCGCTGCCCGATGACAATATCCACTCCCCCAACGAGAAGTACGAACTCAAGAGCTTCCACAAAGGCATCCGGTCTTGGGTGCGCATTCTGGGCGCGCTGGGCGAGACAATCCGCGGCAAGGCTGAGACGGTCGCCGCCTGA
- a CDS encoding esterase-like activity of phytase family protein produces MLRKTVLGLALSCAAILPAQAQLVLLAQGQLTGSKAGAGKDLSGLSYKLENGLPADILGGIGSGLTHAGGNVFLAVPDRGPNATAYNSAVDDTTSYISRFQTLTMTLAANPSAGLPFTLTPQLARTTLLYSPTALQYGSGAGLGSKADGTPLGSGAPVVNRTGQYYFSGRSDNFAAGSSGNPVDARFDPEAIRVSNDGKSVFISDEYGPYVRQFDRATGALVKTFTLPTNLYATNLSPKGDTEIAGNTIGRVANKGMEGLAITPDGKTLVGIMQAALEQDADKAGKLVRIVTIDIATGTTHEYGYKLTNGSGVSEIVAINDHQFLVDERDGKGLGDGSVAKVKQLFLIDLNGAVDITNLSGKAALDKAIAKSASPFLDLVNELAKQGVAGANVPAKIEGVSFGQDVAYNGATYHTLYIANDNDFVPATAGANQFYVFGFQDKDLPGFVAQSVAAAAVPEPGVWAMLLAGVGAIGGMVRRRRRAASLA; encoded by the coding sequence ATGCTTCGAAAGACCGTACTCGGCCTCGCGCTTTCCTGTGCCGCGATCCTGCCCGCACAGGCCCAGCTCGTTCTGCTCGCGCAGGGGCAGCTGACCGGCAGCAAGGCGGGCGCCGGCAAGGACCTGTCGGGCCTCAGCTACAAGCTGGAGAACGGCCTGCCGGCGGATATTCTGGGCGGCATCGGGTCCGGCCTCACCCATGCCGGCGGCAACGTGTTCCTGGCGGTGCCGGATCGCGGCCCCAACGCGACCGCGTACAATAGCGCGGTGGATGACACGACCTCGTATATCAGCCGGTTCCAGACGCTGACGATGACCCTGGCGGCGAACCCGAGCGCCGGCCTGCCGTTCACGCTGACTCCGCAGCTGGCCAGGACAACGCTGCTCTACAGCCCGACCGCCCTGCAATATGGCAGCGGTGCCGGCCTGGGCAGCAAGGCGGACGGCACGCCGCTCGGCTCGGGCGCACCCGTCGTCAACCGCACGGGGCAATATTACTTCAGCGGCCGGTCGGACAATTTTGCCGCCGGTTCCTCGGGCAATCCGGTCGATGCGCGGTTCGATCCCGAGGCGATCCGCGTCTCGAACGACGGCAAGAGCGTGTTCATCTCCGACGAATACGGCCCCTATGTCCGCCAGTTCGACCGTGCGACCGGGGCGCTGGTCAAGACCTTCACGCTGCCGACGAACCTCTATGCCACCAATCTGTCGCCCAAGGGCGATACGGAGATCGCCGGCAATACGATCGGCCGTGTCGCCAACAAGGGTATGGAAGGCCTGGCGATCACGCCCGACGGCAAGACGCTGGTCGGGATCATGCAGGCCGCACTCGAGCAGGATGCCGACAAGGCGGGCAAGCTGGTGCGCATCGTCACCATCGACATCGCGACCGGCACCACGCACGAATATGGCTACAAGCTCACCAACGGCTCGGGCGTGAGCGAGATCGTGGCGATCAACGACCATCAGTTCCTGGTCGACGAGCGCGACGGCAAGGGGCTGGGCGACGGCAGCGTCGCCAAGGTGAAGCAGCTGTTCCTGATCGATCTGAACGGCGCGGTGGACATCACCAATCTCAGCGGCAAGGCGGCGCTGGACAAGGCAATCGCCAAGTCCGCATCGCCGTTCCTGGATCTGGTGAACGAGCTGGCGAAGCAGGGCGTTGCCGGGGCCAACGTGCCCGCCAAGATCGAAGGCGTCAGCTTCGGCCAGGACGTGGCCTATAACGGCGCCACCTACCACACGCTGTACATCGCCAACGACAACGACTTCGTGCCGGCGACGGCGGGCGCGAACCAATTCTATGTCTTCGGATTCCAGGACAAGGATCTGCCGGGCTTTGTCGCCCAGTCGGTCGCGGCGGCCGCCGTGCCCGAGCCGGGCGTCTGGGCAATGCTGCTCGCCGGCGTCGGCGCGATCGGCGGCATGGTGCGGCGGCGCCGCCGCGCTGCGTCGCTCGCCTGA
- the pdeM gene encoding ligase-associated DNA damage response endonuclease PdeM — protein MVPLSFAGHEFRVLPEGALYWPARRALLVADLHFEKASWFALSGQMLPPYDTIATLSALTTIVERLGPTELWCLGDSFHDVEGCERLPAQARAMLTGLTGSLAWHWITGNHDAVLVDHCGGTVHEEAEVDGLVLRHEAEADEARPEMSGHFHPKLRLTVRGRHVARRCFVATGTKLILPAFGALTGGLDAGHPEIVRAVGPGAEALVATAHKLLRFPLAA, from the coding sequence ATGGTTCCCCTTTCGTTCGCCGGCCATGAGTTTCGCGTGCTGCCCGAGGGCGCGCTCTACTGGCCGGCGCGGCGCGCATTGCTCGTCGCCGACCTGCATTTCGAGAAGGCGAGCTGGTTCGCGCTCAGCGGCCAGATGCTGCCGCCGTACGACACGATCGCGACGCTTTCGGCGCTGACGACGATCGTCGAGCGCCTCGGCCCCACCGAGCTCTGGTGCCTGGGAGACAGCTTCCACGACGTGGAAGGCTGCGAGCGCCTGCCCGCCCAGGCGCGCGCGATGCTCACCGGGCTCACCGGCAGCCTCGCCTGGCACTGGATCACCGGCAACCATGATGCGGTGCTGGTCGATCATTGCGGCGGCACGGTGCACGAGGAAGCCGAGGTGGACGGGCTGGTGCTGCGCCATGAGGCCGAAGCCGATGAGGCGCGACCGGAAATGTCCGGCCATTTCCACCCCAAATTGCGGCTGACCGTGCGCGGGCGTCATGTCGCGCGGCGCTGCTTCGTCGCGACCGGCACCAAGCTGATCTTGCCGGCCTTCGGGGCACTTACCGGAGGCCTGGACGCGGGCCATCCCGAAATCGTGCGCGCGGTGGGGCCCGGGGCCGAGGCGCTGGTGGCGACGGCACACAAGCTGCTGCGCTTTCCGCTGGCCGCCTGA
- a CDS encoding RNA-binding S4 domain-containing protein — MAEAPGHGPAMRLDRFLWYARIVKTRSAAQALCEKGLLRIDGRRVERSSASVRIGAILAFPIQGKVRVLRVEALPIRRGPPGEARACYEDLVTDRGVQEMSGD; from the coding sequence ATGGCTGAGGCGCCCGGCCATGGCCCCGCCATGCGGCTCGATCGCTTCTTATGGTACGCGCGGATCGTGAAGACGCGAAGCGCCGCGCAGGCGCTGTGCGAGAAGGGCCTGCTGCGGATCGACGGCCGGCGCGTGGAACGCTCGTCTGCCTCCGTGCGCATCGGCGCGATCCTGGCCTTCCCGATCCAGGGCAAGGTGCGGGTCCTCCGCGTCGAGGCATTGCCCATCCGCCGTGGCCCACCGGGCGAGGCGCGTGCCTGCTACGAGGATCTCGTCACCGATCGCGGCGTTCAGGAGATGTCCGGCGATTGA
- a CDS encoding PQQ-like beta-propeller repeat protein — MKHTALAPLAVLLLASACSGGGGGGSSGGGVVVVAPTPTPTPTPTPTPTPTPTPVPTPTPSPTALLPPTPLAADENWSTLQRDPGHTGYVRASFATASFADAWTIGAAGAPSEVAARAGSVFFNVVKSDRHVYTYAVSTTTGATQWGFDVGTSGYAPDRRPYGPAYANGRVMSMPYNMTSGSVPMQIINAATGGYVSTVTYDAQFSDGSVPTPVGDELFFSSGYYGNVVFGANVVTGDRLWRAEIGGQYGGYVMDGESVAVDQYYVYYFQAGSLVVLKRNGTLAKSIQNPFFTRTGISYSGSYVGAPMLDSNGHIFTFTDNRQRGDALPIAAYSLFADKPLWRTGYSYIGDPAVRADRLYAARSASTIVDLIDTSTGLVAGSIDVGGTGNLTSNVVVSDSHLFVSNGATTYAVDLTKSNYPVVWKTTYGGSLAITPEGYLIISTTTGLHGVKLK; from the coding sequence ATGAAGCACACTGCGCTGGCGCCGCTGGCCGTCCTTTTGCTGGCAAGCGCCTGCAGTGGTGGGGGCGGGGGTGGATCGAGCGGCGGCGGCGTGGTGGTCGTCGCACCCACCCCGACGCCGACACCCACTCCGACGCCGACGCCCACTCCTACCCCCACGCCGGTTCCGACGCCGACGCCCAGCCCGACCGCGCTGCTTCCGCCGACCCCGCTCGCGGCGGATGAGAACTGGTCGACGCTGCAGCGCGATCCCGGCCACACCGGATATGTTCGCGCAAGCTTCGCAACGGCAAGCTTCGCCGATGCCTGGACGATCGGCGCGGCAGGTGCGCCGAGCGAGGTCGCCGCACGTGCCGGCAGCGTGTTCTTCAACGTCGTGAAGTCAGATCGGCACGTCTATACCTATGCCGTCTCGACCACGACCGGCGCGACGCAGTGGGGCTTCGACGTCGGAACGAGCGGCTACGCGCCCGATCGGCGCCCGTACGGCCCGGCCTATGCAAACGGCCGGGTCATGTCGATGCCGTACAACATGACTTCCGGTTCTGTGCCGATGCAGATCATCAATGCGGCGACCGGCGGCTATGTAAGCACGGTCACCTATGACGCGCAGTTCAGCGACGGCAGCGTTCCGACCCCGGTCGGCGACGAACTATTTTTCAGCTCGGGCTATTACGGCAACGTCGTGTTCGGCGCGAACGTGGTGACGGGCGATCGCCTGTGGCGCGCCGAGATCGGCGGCCAATATGGCGGCTATGTGATGGACGGCGAGAGCGTCGCAGTCGATCAATATTATGTCTATTATTTCCAGGCGGGTTCGCTCGTGGTACTGAAGCGGAATGGCACGCTGGCCAAATCCATCCAGAACCCGTTCTTCACCCGCACCGGGATCAGCTATTCTGGCAGCTATGTCGGTGCGCCCATGCTGGACAGCAACGGGCATATCTTCACCTTCACGGACAATCGTCAGCGTGGAGATGCGTTGCCGATCGCGGCCTATTCGCTGTTTGCGGACAAGCCGCTGTGGCGCACCGGCTACAGCTATATCGGCGATCCCGCCGTGCGCGCGGACCGGCTGTACGCAGCGCGCTCGGCAAGCACGATCGTCGATCTGATCGACACGTCGACGGGCCTGGTCGCCGGGTCGATCGACGTGGGCGGCACCGGCAACCTGACGAGCAACGTCGTGGTATCGGACAGCCACCTGTTCGTGTCGAACGGCGCGACCACCTACGCGGTCGATCTGACCAAGAGCAACTACCCGGTCGTCTGGAAGACCACCTATGGCGGCTCGCTGGCGATCACGCCGGAGGGCTATCTGATCATCTCGACGACCACCGGCCTGCACGGTGTGAAGCTGAAATAA
- a CDS encoding helicase-related protein, whose amino-acid sequence MSQFARSPVTAVLGPTNTGKTHLAVERMCGHASGMIGFPLRLLAREVYDRVVRMKGPTEVALITGEEKILPPKARWFCCTAESMPLERETAFVALDEAQLGADPERGHVFTDRLLRARGREETMILGSDSLRPMLKALVPEAEIVGRPRFSTLSYAGAKKLSRLPRRSAIVAFSAEEVYAVAEALRRLRGGAAVVMGALSPRTRNAQVAMFEAGEVDYLVATDAIGMGLNMDVHHVAFASLHKFDGRRQRRLTIAEMAQIAGRAGRHQKDGTFGALHEEGPSAFTPEEVLAIEGHQVPRLEHLYWREGEPDFASIDALVASLERKPQAEVLRAAPQATDLAVLKRLAEEDWVRARVRSPRAVARLWAACGLPDFRKLGVDPHARFVGRLFGHLSEGRGHVPHQWFADEIQRLDNMGGDVETLAGRIAAARSWAYIAHRADWLEEPAHWAERTRAIEEKLSDALHASLTQRFVDKRTTVLLRQIGADASTLPVTIGPEGEVSVEEHPLGTLEGFRFKVAAEARAGDKRMLLAAAEKRLAGEYRRRGAALADAPDAELVQIGAAIHWRGHDVALLKPGANLVRPRVQLDRALDVLDPQAKAAVQARLERWFAERVAADLPVLAKLDAITRESAAGAPLRALANALLEQGGLLPRRAAGGMIEALDGAARHRLRKIGMTIGTLDVFAPALLKPRAATRRRALMGLECGPPDAAVVLPRDAKGADLLHGFRPFGAQAVRVDLVERIAQSAHDARQGRKPFAPDPALATSIGLKPDTIARLMAQLGFRTARGDADAPQRWIWQGLTPLAKPKPVSVPGNAFAALAVLRNG is encoded by the coding sequence ATGAGCCAGTTCGCCCGTTCGCCCGTCACGGCAGTGCTGGGGCCCACCAATACCGGCAAGACCCACCTCGCCGTCGAGCGGATGTGTGGCCATGCCAGCGGCATGATCGGCTTCCCGCTGCGGTTGCTGGCGCGCGAGGTGTATGACCGCGTCGTCCGGATGAAGGGCCCGACCGAGGTCGCGCTGATCACCGGCGAGGAAAAGATCCTGCCGCCCAAGGCGCGCTGGTTCTGCTGCACGGCCGAGAGCATGCCGCTGGAGCGCGAAACCGCGTTCGTCGCTCTCGACGAGGCGCAATTGGGTGCCGATCCGGAACGCGGCCATGTCTTCACCGATCGCCTGTTGCGCGCGCGGGGTCGCGAGGAGACGATGATCCTCGGCTCGGACAGCCTGCGGCCGATGCTCAAGGCGCTGGTGCCCGAGGCCGAGATCGTCGGCCGACCGCGCTTTTCGACGCTGAGCTATGCGGGCGCCAAGAAACTGTCCCGCCTGCCGCGTCGCTCGGCGATCGTCGCCTTCTCGGCGGAGGAAGTCTATGCGGTGGCGGAGGCTCTGCGGCGGCTGCGCGGTGGCGCGGCGGTGGTGATGGGGGCGTTGTCGCCCCGCACGCGCAACGCCCAGGTGGCGATGTTCGAGGCGGGCGAGGTCGACTATCTCGTCGCTACCGACGCGATCGGCATGGGGCTCAACATGGATGTGCACCATGTCGCCTTCGCCTCGCTCCACAAGTTCGACGGGCGCCGCCAGCGCCGGCTGACCATCGCCGAGATGGCGCAGATCGCCGGTCGCGCCGGGCGGCACCAGAAGGACGGCACCTTCGGCGCGCTCCACGAGGAGGGGCCGAGTGCCTTCACCCCCGAGGAAGTGCTGGCGATCGAAGGGCACCAGGTGCCCAGGCTCGAACATCTCTATTGGCGCGAGGGCGAGCCCGATTTCGCCAGCATCGACGCGCTGGTCGCGAGCCTGGAGCGCAAGCCGCAGGCCGAGGTGCTGCGCGCCGCACCACAGGCGACCGACCTCGCGGTGCTCAAGCGGCTGGCCGAGGAGGATTGGGTGCGCGCGCGGGTGCGCTCGCCCCGCGCCGTTGCCCGGTTGTGGGCGGCCTGCGGGTTGCCCGACTTCCGCAAGCTCGGCGTGGATCCGCATGCACGCTTCGTGGGAAGACTGTTCGGGCATCTCTCCGAAGGGCGGGGACATGTACCGCACCAATGGTTTGCCGACGAGATTCAGCGGCTCGACAATATGGGCGGCGATGTCGAGACGCTCGCGGGGCGCATCGCCGCGGCACGCAGCTGGGCCTATATCGCCCACCGCGCCGACTGGCTGGAAGAGCCCGCGCACTGGGCCGAGCGGACGCGGGCGATCGAGGAGAAGCTGTCCGACGCGCTCCATGCCAGCCTCACCCAGCGCTTCGTCGACAAGCGCACGACCGTGCTGCTGCGCCAGATCGGCGCGGACGCCTCCACCCTGCCGGTGACGATCGGCCCCGAGGGCGAGGTGAGCGTCGAGGAGCATCCGCTCGGCACGCTCGAAGGTTTCCGGTTCAAGGTCGCGGCCGAGGCACGTGCGGGGGACAAGCGGATGCTTCTCGCGGCGGCCGAGAAGCGACTGGCGGGGGAGTATCGCAGGCGTGGCGCCGCGTTGGCAGATGCGCCGGATGCGGAGCTGGTACAGATCGGCGCCGCGATCCACTGGCGCGGGCATGATGTTGCGCTACTCAAGCCCGGTGCGAATCTGGTGCGTCCGCGCGTGCAGCTGGATCGCGCGCTCGACGTTCTGGACCCGCAGGCCAAGGCCGCGGTGCAGGCGCGGCTGGAGCGCTGGTTTGCCGAACGCGTGGCCGCCGACCTGCCGGTGCTCGCCAAGCTGGACGCGATCACCCGCGAGTCGGCCGCCGGCGCGCCGCTGCGCGCGCTGGCCAATGCGCTCCTCGAACAGGGCGGGCTGCTGCCGCGCCGCGCCGCCGGTGGGATGATCGAGGCATTGGATGGTGCCGCCCGGCACCGGCTGCGCAAGATCGGGATGACGATCGGCACGCTGGATGTGTTCGCGCCGGCGCTGCTCAAGCCGCGCGCCGCCACGCGTCGCCGTGCGCTGATGGGATTGGAATGCGGCCCGCCGGACGCTGCGGTCGTGCTGCCGCGCGATGCGAAGGGTGCCGATCTCCTCCACGGCTTCCGACCCTTCGGCGCGCAGGCCGTGCGGGTCGACTTGGTCGAGCGGATCGCCCAATCGGCCCATGATGCGCGGCAGGGGCGCAAGCCGTTCGCACCCGATCCTGCACTCGCCACCTCGATCGGCCTCAAGCCCGATACGATCGCGCGGCTGATGGCGCAACTCGGCTTCCGCACCGCGCGCGGGGATGCCGACGCACCGCAGCGCTGGATCTGGCAGGGCCTGACGCCGCTTGCCAAGCCCAAGCCGGTCTCGGTGCCCGGAAACGCGTTTGCAGCGCTGGCGGTGCTCCGCAATGGCTGA
- a CDS encoding head GIN domain-containing protein, which translates to MRSLLILALLPVATACHASWDDAKGTKIEPSGAGTSRTFAASGFTGVALKGSDDIDVRTGGAFSVRAEGDPAVLDQLEIQLDGKTLNVGRRKRAGVMWDKGNAAKIHIVMPRLSDGAVAGSGTMRIDRVEGKFDGAVAGSGDLDIAAMAASEASLSIAGSGNIAVAGRADKMDVSIAGSGDLRGQQFTAKGADISIAGSGSVRANVAGPASVSILGSGDVELRGGAQCKVSKMGSGTATCS; encoded by the coding sequence ATGCGTTCGCTGCTTATCCTTGCCCTGCTGCCCGTCGCCACCGCCTGTCACGCGAGTTGGGACGATGCCAAGGGCACCAAGATCGAACCGAGCGGCGCCGGCACCAGCCGCACGTTCGCAGCGAGCGGCTTTACCGGCGTGGCTTTGAAGGGCTCGGACGATATCGACGTTCGGACCGGGGGCGCCTTTTCGGTGCGGGCGGAGGGGGATCCTGCCGTGCTCGATCAGCTCGAGATCCAGCTGGACGGCAAGACGCTCAACGTCGGGCGCCGCAAGCGCGCCGGCGTGATGTGGGACAAGGGTAATGCTGCCAAGATCCACATCGTCATGCCGCGGCTGAGCGATGGCGCCGTCGCAGGGTCGGGCACGATGCGGATCGATCGCGTCGAGGGCAAGTTCGACGGCGCGGTTGCAGGATCGGGCGATCTCGACATCGCCGCGATGGCCGCCAGCGAGGCGTCGCTGTCGATCGCAGGCTCGGGCAACATCGCGGTGGCCGGTAGGGCGGACAAGATGGACGTGTCGATCGCAGGCTCGGGCGATCTGCGCGGGCAGCAGTTCACCGCCAAGGGCGCCGACATCTCCATCGCGGGTTCCGGCAGCGTGCGCGCGAACGTGGCGGGGCCTGCCTCGGTCTCGATCCTGGGATCGGGCGACGTCGAACTGCGCGGCGGGGCACAGTGCAAGGTGAGCAAGATGGGCTCTGGCACCGCAACCTGTTCGTGA
- a CDS encoding CarD family transcriptional regulator produces the protein MAAKALSFDVGDYVVYPKHGVGRVIELQKQEIAGMQLELYVLRFEKEKMTLRVPTNKAESVGMRKLSSDKTLKEALDTLKGKPKVKRTMWSRRAQEYEAKINSGDLVSIAEVVRDLFRADDQPEQSYSERQIFEGAASRLARELAAMEEIDEPAALEKILDILRKAAAIHNKDKVPA, from the coding sequence ATGGCTGCAAAGGCGCTGTCCTTCGATGTCGGCGATTATGTCGTTTACCCCAAGCACGGCGTTGGCCGTGTGATCGAGCTGCAGAAGCAGGAAATTGCTGGAATGCAGCTCGAACTTTACGTCCTGCGTTTCGAAAAAGAGAAAATGACGCTCCGCGTGCCGACCAACAAGGCCGAGAGCGTGGGCATGCGCAAGCTTTCCAGCGACAAGACGCTCAAGGAAGCGCTGGATACGCTCAAGGGTAAGCCCAAGGTCAAGCGCACCATGTGGTCGCGCCGCGCCCAGGAATATGAAGCGAAGATCAACTCGGGCGACCTGGTGTCGATCGCCGAAGTGGTCCGCGACCTGTTCCGCGCCGACGACCAGCCCGAGCAGAGCTATTCCGAGCGCCAGATCTTCGAAGGCGCGGCCAGCCGCCTCGCCCGCGAGCTGGCCGCGATGGAAGAGATCGACGAGCCGGCGGCGCTGGAGAAGATCCTGGACATCCTGCGCAAGGCCGCGGCGATCCACAACAAGGACAAGGTTCCCGCCTGA
- a CDS encoding M23 family metallopeptidase, translated as MFFRDDHGSGLAGGGGGLARAIPAVVVPARIGKRLATLDLVPDLGADIGSRTWFRGAATCAALCAATWMLSPGFDRPIIGIAPAPLRGEANEAQQAQAIAPLAKGARTGTHVAATVLVKPLTDTPERPIIEHEARLGSGTMLRSVLQRSGVGEADAGIVATLVSGAMPLGQIQRNTVLEMTLGRRVDTSQPRPLEKLAFRAAFDRRIEIVRTGAALAIRSIPIAIDRTPLRVQGLIGSSLYRSARAAGAPAKAVEGFLRTLASRVSVSKLGSSCRFDMILGQARAATGEVQYGQLMYAGVTGCANGIQLAPWESDGKTEWFDASGTGGRNGMMNMPVNGRFSSAFGMRMHPILGFNRMHKGIDIAAPYGSPVYAAVDGVVRVAGGASGYGNLVRIDHGGGFATGYAHLSKVMVRPGQSVRKGQQIGRSGNSGLSTGPHLHFETTRNGQAVNPRAVSFVSVRRLTGGALGAFRAKLHGLMAVPVGHGVQKDAAE; from the coding sequence TTGTTCTTTCGCGACGATCATGGCTCGGGCCTGGCCGGTGGCGGCGGGGGCCTGGCGCGCGCGATACCGGCGGTCGTGGTCCCGGCGCGGATCGGCAAGCGGCTGGCGACGCTGGACCTCGTCCCCGATCTCGGTGCCGATATCGGCTCGCGCACATGGTTCCGTGGCGCGGCAACCTGCGCGGCGTTGTGCGCTGCTACCTGGATGCTGTCCCCCGGTTTCGATCGGCCGATCATCGGGATCGCGCCCGCGCCGCTGCGAGGTGAGGCGAACGAGGCGCAGCAGGCGCAGGCGATCGCGCCGCTCGCGAAAGGCGCGCGCACCGGCACCCACGTCGCCGCGACCGTCCTGGTCAAGCCGCTGACCGACACGCCGGAGCGGCCGATCATCGAGCATGAAGCGCGGCTGGGAAGCGGCACGATGCTGCGCAGCGTGCTGCAGCGCTCGGGCGTCGGCGAAGCGGATGCCGGGATCGTCGCCACCCTCGTGTCGGGCGCGATGCCGCTCGGCCAGATCCAGCGCAACACCGTGCTGGAAATGACCCTGGGCCGCCGCGTCGACACGTCGCAGCCGCGTCCCCTCGAGAAGCTTGCCTTCCGTGCCGCATTTGACCGGCGCATCGAGATTGTCCGCACGGGCGCTGCGCTGGCGATCCGGTCGATCCCGATAGCGATCGATCGCACGCCGCTGCGCGTGCAGGGCCTGATCGGATCCAGCCTCTATCGCTCCGCCCGCGCCGCCGGCGCGCCCGCCAAGGCAGTGGAAGGCTTCCTGCGCACGCTGGCCAGCCGTGTCTCGGTCTCGAAGCTGGGATCCTCGTGCAGGTTCGACATGATCCTCGGCCAGGCCCGCGCCGCCACCGGCGAGGTTCAGTACGGCCAGCTGATGTACGCAGGGGTCACCGGCTGCGCGAACGGCATCCAGCTCGCGCCCTGGGAAAGCGACGGCAAGACCGAGTGGTTCGATGCCAGCGGCACCGGCGGCCGGAATGGCATGATGAACATGCCGGTCAACGGCCGCTTCTCCTCTGCCTTCGGCATGCGGATGCACCCAATTCTCGGCTTCAACCGCATGCACAAGGGCATCGACATCGCCGCGCCCTACGGCTCACCGGTCTATGCCGCGGTCGACGGCGTCGTGCGCGTGGCAGGGGGTGCCTCGGGCTATGGCAATCTCGTGCGGATCGATCATGGCGGCGGCTTCGCCACCGGCTATGCGCATCTCAGCAAGGTGATGGTCCGCCCCGGCCAGTCGGTGCGCAAGGGCCAGCAGATCGGCCGCAGCGGCAATTCCGGCCTGTCGACCGGCCCGCATCTGCATTTCGAAACGACCCGCAACGGCCAGGCGGTCAATCCGCGCGCGGTGTCGTTCGTGTCGGTGCGCCGCCTCACTGGCGGGGCGCTGGGCGCGTTCCGGGCGAAGCTGCACGGACTGATGGCGGTCCCCGTTGGCCACGGCGTGCAGAAGGACGCGGCGGAGTAG
- the fdxA gene encoding ferredoxin FdxA — MTYVVTDACIRCKYMDCVEVCPVDCFYEGENMLVINPSECIDCGVCEPECPAEAILPDTENGLEKWLELNRTYSEQWPNITVKGEAPADADAMKAETDKFDKYFSPNPGSGD, encoded by the coding sequence ATGACCTATGTCGTCACCGACGCGTGCATCCGGTGCAAGTACATGGACTGTGTCGAGGTCTGTCCGGTCGACTGTTTCTACGAAGGCGAGAACATGCTCGTCATCAATCCGAGCGAATGCATCGATTGCGGCGTGTGTGAACCGGAATGCCCGGCCGAGGCGATCCTGCCGGATACCGAGAACGGCCTGGAAAAGTGGCTCGAGCTCAACCGGACCTATTCGGAGCAGTGGCCGAACATTACGGTCAAGGGCGAAGCGCCGGCCGACGCCGATGCGATGAAGGCCGAGACCGACAAGTTCGACAAATATTTCTCGCCGAACCCCGGCTCGGGCGACTGA